The Ramlibacter pinisoli genome has a window encoding:
- a CDS encoding alpha/beta hydrolase family protein has translation MFRYFPTNYVWNLSVDLAIEMGARIGEIEEMCAPLQDAAKQPDAAGTQAFRETWRRTADKLCGLAEEDEARGRPLSAGEKYGRAAAYLITAERLQAHGAPGRMELYRRMLDVFGRSLGLSRDNCVRVEIPYEGKHIAGLFSRADGVQGRAPVLVQVNGLDSTKEMKYRVGMPAWLAKRGVSSLVIDQPGTGEALRLHGLPARYDAEHWASRVVDWLELRDDVDSRRIGLEGVSLGGYYCPRALAFEPRFACGVAWGANHDWRDVQQKRKAKEGDLPVPHYWEHVRWVFGAKDDEEFFRIAENMHLDGVLDRIKVPFLVTHGEKDSQIPLKWAHRTYEQLVNSPKRELKIFTDREGGAQHASFDNSINAGHYIADWVAETLGGRTA, from the coding sequence TTGTTCCGCTATTTCCCAACCAACTACGTCTGGAATCTCTCCGTCGACCTTGCCATCGAGATGGGAGCCCGCATCGGCGAGATCGAGGAGATGTGCGCCCCGCTGCAGGACGCTGCCAAGCAACCCGATGCCGCGGGCACGCAGGCTTTTCGCGAGACCTGGAGGAGGACCGCCGACAAGCTCTGTGGGCTGGCCGAAGAGGACGAGGCGCGCGGACGCCCGCTTTCCGCGGGCGAGAAGTACGGCCGCGCGGCGGCCTATCTGATCACGGCGGAGCGCTTGCAGGCGCACGGTGCACCGGGCCGCATGGAACTGTATCGCCGCATGCTGGATGTGTTCGGGCGCAGCCTGGGGCTGTCGCGCGACAACTGCGTGCGCGTCGAGATCCCGTACGAGGGCAAGCACATTGCCGGCCTGTTCAGCCGTGCGGACGGTGTGCAGGGCCGCGCGCCGGTCCTGGTGCAGGTCAATGGCCTCGACTCCACCAAGGAAATGAAGTACCGCGTCGGCATGCCGGCCTGGCTGGCGAAGCGTGGCGTGTCTTCACTCGTGATCGACCAGCCGGGCACGGGCGAAGCCTTGCGCCTTCATGGCCTGCCTGCCCGTTACGACGCCGAGCATTGGGCCAGCCGCGTGGTCGACTGGCTGGAACTGCGCGACGACGTAGATTCCAGGCGCATCGGCCTCGAGGGCGTGTCGCTGGGTGGTTACTACTGCCCGCGGGCCTTGGCCTTCGAGCCGCGTTTCGCCTGTGGCGTGGCCTGGGGTGCAAACCACGACTGGCGGGACGTGCAACAAAAGCGCAAGGCCAAGGAAGGCGACCTGCCCGTCCCCCACTACTGGGAGCACGTACGCTGGGTCTTCGGCGCCAAGGACGACGAAGAATTCTTCCGCATCGCCGAGAACATGCACCTCGATGGCGTTCTCGACCGCATCAAGGTGCCGTTCCTCGTCACCCACGGCGAGAAGGATTCTCAGATTCCGCTGAAGTGGGCGCACCGCACCTACGAACAGCTGGTGAACAGCCCGAAGCGCGAGCTGAAGATCTTCACCGACCGTGAAGGCGGCGCCCAGCACGCCAGCTTCGACAACAGCATCAACGCCGGCCACTACATCGCCGACTGGGTCGCGGAGACCCTGGGCGGCCGCACCGCCTGA
- a CDS encoding ABC transporter substrate-binding protein, giving the protein MKRRLALSLVFAAALVGAARGEPGVTPHKVVIGMSAPLSGPLAVYGNELEKGLRLGLAQANGAAGVGGRQLELLVKDDGGNPERAVANTRALLDGGVLALTGFHGPASIEAVLPLIEQARVPLVGAASSAELLREPLRRHVFNLRAAAREEAAAMVLQLDTVGMTEIAAITQDDALGRAAAEGVQVELSRLAIRPLAFARLSAAAGAAQAVQVACKTPPQALILGLDAGNALAVIRAARKAGCTPQFYVMSEAGTQLVAGGASPGELAGVIVSQVLPHPRTASVPVAADYLRLAAGAPSYAGLEGFVYARVITEALRRCGREPTRACLVDALESRPVDTGGYRVQFTPQDRRGSRFVEMTIVTPDGRFRR; this is encoded by the coding sequence ATGAAGCGCAGGCTCGCTCTTTCTCTCGTATTCGCGGCGGCCCTGGTGGGCGCCGCGCGTGGCGAGCCGGGTGTCACGCCGCACAAAGTCGTGATCGGCATGTCCGCACCGCTTTCCGGCCCGCTCGCGGTCTACGGCAACGAGCTCGAGAAGGGCTTGAGGCTGGGGTTGGCGCAGGCCAATGGCGCGGCCGGTGTCGGCGGCCGCCAGCTCGAACTGCTGGTGAAGGATGACGGCGGCAACCCCGAGCGAGCAGTGGCCAATACGCGCGCGCTTCTGGACGGTGGTGTGCTTGCACTGACCGGATTTCACGGGCCGGCTTCCATCGAGGCGGTGTTGCCGCTGATAGAACAGGCCAGGGTCCCGCTGGTCGGGGCGGCCAGCAGCGCCGAATTGTTGCGCGAGCCTTTGCGCCGGCACGTGTTCAACCTGCGCGCCGCTGCGCGCGAAGAAGCTGCGGCCATGGTGTTGCAGCTTGATACGGTGGGGATGACCGAGATTGCCGCCATCACGCAAGACGACGCTCTCGGACGTGCGGCCGCGGAAGGCGTGCAGGTGGAACTGAGCCGGCTGGCGATTCGGCCTCTGGCGTTCGCGCGACTCTCGGCAGCGGCAGGTGCGGCGCAGGCGGTGCAAGTCGCATGCAAGACCCCGCCGCAAGCGCTGATCCTGGGTCTCGATGCAGGCAACGCGCTCGCGGTGATCCGTGCTGCGCGCAAAGCGGGCTGCACGCCGCAGTTCTATGTGATGAGCGAGGCCGGCACCCAGCTCGTCGCCGGCGGCGCCTCCCCCGGCGAACTGGCGGGTGTCATCGTCTCCCAGGTGCTGCCGCATCCGCGCACTGCTTCCGTCCCGGTCGCCGCGGACTACCTCCGCCTGGCCGCAGGCGCGCCCAGCTATGCCGGACTCGAAGGATTCGTATATGCCCGCGTGATCACCGAGGCCCTGCGCCGCTGTGGTCGCGAGCCCACCCGCGCATGCCTGGTAGACGCTCTGGAATCGCGTCCCGTCGATACCGGAGGCTACCGCGTGCAGTTCACCCCCCAGGACAGGCGCGGCTCGCGTTTCGTCGAGATGACGATCGTCACGCCCGACGGCCGGTTCCGTCGCTGA
- a CDS encoding DoxX family protein: MQNKASSAEGLLALAGRVLIATLFLNSALGKIMGFQGVVGFVASKGLPLPAVLLAGSVLLEVTASLALLAGFRTRWAALALAGYSLLAGFLFHDFWAAPPAQAMMQQLSFFKNLGIAGGLLLVAALGPGRFGVGQQAPQ, translated from the coding sequence ATGCAAAACAAGGCTTCCTCCGCCGAAGGGCTGCTGGCCCTGGCCGGCCGAGTGCTGATCGCGACGCTGTTCCTGAACTCGGCGCTGGGGAAGATCATGGGCTTCCAGGGCGTCGTGGGCTTCGTGGCTAGCAAGGGCCTGCCCCTGCCTGCAGTGCTCCTGGCCGGGTCGGTGCTGCTTGAAGTGACCGCTTCGCTCGCGTTGCTGGCCGGCTTCCGCACGCGCTGGGCGGCGCTGGCCCTAGCAGGCTACTCACTGCTTGCCGGCTTCCTGTTTCACGACTTTTGGGCCGCACCGCCGGCGCAAGCCATGATGCAGCAGTTGTCGTTCTTCAAGAACCTTGGCATCGCCGGCGGCCTGTTGCTGGTCGCGGCACTCGGGCCGGGACGGTTCGGTGTGGGTCAACAGGCGCCGCAGTGA
- a CDS encoding efflux RND transporter permease subunit, with protein sequence MQDFDPRSGSTVERALFNHRWLVLLLCALATVVLGWQATHLQLNASFEKTIPAGHPYIRNFLAYQSELSGLGNSVRIAVAPREGTIYDARYMETLRKINDEVFLVPGVERMRMKSLWTPATRWVGVTEEGLDGGPVIPDRFDGSPASLHQLASNIARSGEIGQLVARDAKSSVIFVPLLAKDPQGQMLDYGVLSDRLEGIRTKYEAQGVAIHVTGFAKIMGDLISGVRAVLAFFAIAVAIAAVMVFWYTRCIRSTLLVVAASLVAVVWQLGLLPTLGYALDPYSILVPFLVFAIGMSHGAQKMNGIMQDIGRGLDKLVAARFTFRRLFLAGLTALLADAVGFAVLLVIDIQVIRELAIAASIGVAALIFTNLILLPVLLSYTGVSARAAQRSLRAEAAEAGGAGKHPLWAALDRFTRKPWATWSVVGALVLGAVGVAASSQLKIGDLDPGAPELRADSRYNRDVAFMNASYGASSDVLAVMVTTPEGQCSRYDTLKRVDALEWELRQVEGVESTNTLGLLNRRVLTGLNEGNPKWYELLPNQEMLNLITAGAPRGLYNESCGLLTTYVYLKDHKADTLARVVAHVERFARSNDTPEVKFMLAAGSAGIEAATNIVVKDAWRQMLLLVYAAVVALCFITFRSWRAVVVAVVPLVLTSVLAEALMVALGIGVKVATLPVIALGVGIGVDYALYILSVTLAQMREGKSLSEAYYRALLFTGKVVMLTGVTLAIGVITWVASPIKFQADMGILLAFMFLWNMLGALVLLPALGHFLLRPSANGEYGSNSPLRAVRELVAK encoded by the coding sequence ATGCAAGATTTCGACCCGCGCTCGGGCTCCACCGTGGAGCGCGCCCTGTTCAACCACCGCTGGCTGGTGCTGCTGCTGTGCGCCTTGGCGACAGTGGTCCTCGGCTGGCAGGCGACACACCTGCAGCTCAATGCGAGCTTCGAGAAGACGATTCCCGCGGGCCATCCGTACATCCGCAATTTCCTGGCATACCAGTCTGAACTCAGCGGCCTGGGTAATTCCGTTCGCATTGCAGTAGCGCCGAGGGAAGGCACGATCTATGACGCGCGTTACATGGAGACGCTGCGCAAGATCAACGACGAAGTGTTTCTGGTGCCGGGTGTCGAGCGCATGCGCATGAAGTCGCTGTGGACTCCGGCCACGCGCTGGGTTGGCGTGACGGAGGAAGGCCTCGATGGCGGCCCAGTGATCCCAGACCGTTTCGACGGCTCGCCTGCCAGCCTGCACCAGCTAGCCTCCAACATCGCTCGTTCGGGCGAGATCGGTCAGCTGGTGGCAAGGGATGCGAAATCCAGCGTCATTTTCGTGCCGCTGCTGGCCAAGGATCCGCAAGGGCAGATGCTCGACTACGGCGTCCTGTCGGACCGGCTGGAAGGCATCCGCACCAAGTACGAAGCGCAGGGCGTCGCCATCCACGTGACCGGTTTCGCCAAGATCATGGGCGACCTGATCTCCGGTGTTCGCGCGGTGTTGGCCTTCTTCGCCATCGCCGTGGCGATCGCCGCGGTCATGGTCTTCTGGTACACGCGCTGCATTCGCTCCACCCTGCTGGTAGTGGCAGCGTCGCTGGTCGCGGTGGTGTGGCAACTCGGGCTGCTGCCGACTCTGGGCTACGCACTCGACCCCTACTCGATCCTGGTGCCCTTTCTGGTGTTCGCCATCGGCATGAGCCACGGGGCCCAGAAGATGAACGGCATCATGCAGGACATCGGGCGCGGTCTCGACAAGCTGGTCGCCGCCCGCTTCACTTTCCGCCGGCTCTTTCTGGCGGGCCTGACCGCCTTGCTGGCTGACGCGGTGGGGTTCGCCGTGCTATTGGTGATCGACATCCAGGTCATCCGCGAGCTGGCGATCGCCGCATCGATCGGCGTTGCCGCGCTAATCTTCACCAACCTGATCCTGCTGCCCGTGCTGTTGTCGTACACCGGCGTCAGCGCCCGCGCTGCCCAGCGTAGCCTGCGCGCGGAAGCAGCAGAAGCAGGCGGAGCGGGCAAGCATCCGTTGTGGGCCGCGCTCGACCGTTTCACGCGAAAGCCCTGGGCCACCTGGTCCGTGGTCGGTGCGCTGGTGCTGGGCGCTGTCGGCGTGGCGGCCAGCAGCCAGCTCAAGATCGGCGACCTGGACCCGGGTGCGCCCGAGTTGCGCGCCGACAGCCGCTACAACCGCGACGTCGCCTTCATGAACGCCAGCTACGGTGCGTCCAGCGACGTGCTGGCGGTGATGGTGACGACGCCGGAAGGCCAGTGCTCGCGCTACGACACGCTCAAGCGGGTGGATGCGCTCGAGTGGGAACTGCGCCAGGTGGAGGGAGTCGAGTCGACCAACACGCTGGGCCTGCTGAACCGTCGGGTCCTCACTGGCCTGAACGAAGGCAATCCGAAGTGGTACGAGCTTCTCCCCAACCAGGAGATGCTGAACCTAATCACTGCCGGTGCTCCGCGCGGCCTTTACAACGAAAGCTGCGGCCTGCTGACCACTTACGTGTACCTGAAGGACCACAAAGCCGACACGCTGGCGCGCGTGGTGGCGCACGTGGAGCGTTTCGCCCGCAGTAACGACACGCCTGAGGTCAAGTTCATGCTGGCGGCCGGTTCCGCCGGCATCGAGGCCGCAACCAACATCGTGGTGAAGGACGCCTGGCGGCAGATGCTGCTGCTGGTGTACGCCGCGGTGGTGGCCCTTTGCTTTATCACCTTCCGGTCCTGGCGCGCCGTCGTGGTTGCGGTCGTTCCGCTGGTGCTCACCTCCGTGCTCGCCGAGGCGCTCATGGTGGCGTTGGGGATTGGCGTCAAGGTGGCGACGCTGCCTGTGATCGCCCTGGGCGTCGGCATCGGCGTCGATTACGCGCTGTACATCCTGTCGGTGACCCTTGCGCAGATGCGCGAGGGCAAGAGCCTGTCCGAGGCCTACTACCGGGCTCTGCTCTTCACCGGCAAGGTGGTGATGCTGACCGGCGTCACGCTGGCGATCGGCGTCATCACCTGGGTCGCCAGCCCGATCAAGTTCCAGGCCGACATGGGCATCCTGCTGGCATTCATGTTCCTGTGGAACATGCTGGGCGCCCTGGTGCTGTTGCCGGCGCTGGGCCACTTCCTGCTTCGGCCCAGTGCAAACGGTGAGTACGGTTCCAACTCGCCGTTGCGCGCCGTCAGGGAACTGGTCGCGAAATGA
- a CDS encoding YCF48-related protein: MRRLGSLLLAACAVAGAVQAAPVPDALERPSLMVRDPGRTVLLGVAQCGARLLAVGERGVAVTSDDGGASWRQARVPVSVTLTAVRCPAAKTAFAVGHGGVVLNSTDGGDTWSLRFDGKRAAQLALDAARSGGEAKAIQEAQRLVAEGADKPFLDLHFFDARRGLVVGAYGLAFATEDGGQTWQPLMQRLPNPKGNHLYALRGQGNTLLLAGEQGLVLLSTDGGREYRRLELPYQGSFFTAELLREQEMLVAGLRGNVWRSADGGKSWAQLASPAPVSITASTNARGQVLLANQAGEVLAVEQGGLVPLKTPPMQPLNALHSAGSGPLVVFGLQGAIQLPPAPTRP, from the coding sequence GTGAGGCGACTCGGTTCCCTTCTGCTGGCCGCGTGCGCCGTGGCCGGGGCGGTGCAAGCCGCGCCCGTACCCGACGCGTTGGAGCGGCCGTCCCTGATGGTGCGCGATCCCGGCCGCACGGTCCTGCTTGGCGTCGCGCAGTGCGGCGCCCGGCTGCTGGCCGTGGGGGAACGCGGGGTCGCCGTCACGTCCGACGATGGCGGCGCCAGCTGGCGCCAGGCGCGCGTCCCGGTGTCCGTGACGCTGACGGCAGTCCGCTGCCCTGCGGCGAAGACGGCATTTGCCGTCGGTCACGGCGGCGTCGTGCTGAATAGCACCGACGGTGGCGACACGTGGTCGCTGCGGTTCGATGGCAAGCGTGCGGCGCAGTTGGCGCTGGATGCGGCCCGCTCGGGCGGCGAAGCGAAGGCCATCCAGGAGGCGCAACGCCTCGTGGCCGAGGGGGCCGACAAACCCTTCCTCGACCTGCACTTCTTCGACGCGCGCCGCGGCTTGGTGGTCGGCGCCTACGGCTTGGCATTTGCCACCGAGGACGGCGGCCAGACCTGGCAGCCCCTCATGCAGCGGCTGCCCAATCCCAAGGGGAATCACCTCTACGCACTGCGCGGCCAGGGCAACACCCTGCTGCTGGCCGGCGAGCAGGGCCTGGTTCTGTTATCCACCGACGGCGGCCGCGAATACCGCCGGCTGGAACTGCCGTATCAGGGAAGCTTCTTCACCGCCGAGCTTCTGCGTGAGCAGGAGATGCTGGTGGCGGGCCTGCGGGGCAACGTCTGGCGCAGCGCCGATGGCGGAAAGTCTTGGGCGCAGCTCGCGTCACCCGCTCCCGTTTCCATCACCGCTTCGACGAACGCCCGTGGCCAGGTGCTGCTTGCCAATCAAGCCGGCGAGGTGCTGGCCGTGGAACAGGGCGGACTCGTGCCCCTGAAGACGCCGCCGATGCAGCCGCTGAACGCCCTGCATTCCGCCGGCTCCGGACCGCTGGTCGTGTTCGGATTGCAAGGCGCCATCCAACTGCCGCCGGCTCCGACGCGGCCCTGA
- a CDS encoding DUF1329 domain-containing protein: MNLRTFAHLTLAAAAGVALTAQAAVSSDEAARLKTTLTPLGAEKAGNAAGTIPAWTGGYTTPIPGDKPGGKRGDPFKAEKPLYSVTPENIAQHADKLSEGVKAMLRKYPNSYRLDVYPTHRTAVAPQWVYDNTLRNATRGKLEGDIPSGVYGGIPFPIPKSGVEAMWNHKLAWRGASWEADFNQYQITADGKVVLTTSGQIKQSMPYYLEDGADKFSGYYWQVNLVNDGPPIRAGEMIAGREHFDPSKVAAYVYLTGQRRVRKLPNACCDTPTPASAGLMSFDEISVFTGKTDLFDWKLVGKKEVLVPYNNNRLLQAKDADLIKGQHLNPDHLRWELHRVWVVEASLKPGQRHQAPKGVYYLDEDTWQAVLGDRWDANGQLWKTTWNLNYVMPDFPGTVQQTFGFYDLLTGQAYVSNVLNDKSYHHRPTKNWSDTIFTGDGLAAQGVR, encoded by the coding sequence ATGAATCTGCGCACCTTCGCGCACCTCACTCTTGCGGCCGCCGCTGGCGTCGCCCTCACGGCGCAGGCTGCCGTCAGCAGCGACGAGGCCGCGCGCCTGAAGACCACGCTGACGCCTCTGGGCGCGGAAAAGGCCGGCAATGCCGCCGGGACGATCCCAGCGTGGACCGGCGGCTACACCACGCCCATTCCCGGTGACAAGCCGGGCGGAAAGCGGGGTGACCCGTTCAAGGCCGAGAAACCGCTCTACAGCGTGACGCCGGAAAACATCGCCCAGCACGCCGACAAGCTGAGCGAAGGCGTGAAGGCGATGCTGCGCAAGTATCCCAACAGCTACCGCCTCGACGTATACCCCACGCACCGCACCGCAGTGGCGCCGCAGTGGGTCTACGACAACACCCTGCGCAATGCGACCCGGGGCAAGCTGGAAGGTGACATTCCCAGCGGCGTGTATGGCGGCATTCCGTTCCCGATACCGAAGTCCGGCGTCGAGGCGATGTGGAACCACAAGCTGGCCTGGCGCGGCGCCTCCTGGGAAGCCGACTTCAACCAGTACCAGATCACGGCCGACGGCAAGGTGGTGCTCACCACCAGCGGCCAGATCAAGCAGTCGATGCCCTACTACCTTGAGGACGGCGCCGACAAGTTCTCCGGCTACTACTGGCAGGTGAACCTGGTCAACGACGGGCCGCCCATCCGCGCCGGGGAAATGATCGCCGGCCGTGAACACTTCGACCCGTCCAAGGTAGCGGCCTACGTCTACCTCACCGGCCAGCGGCGTGTGCGCAAGCTGCCAAATGCCTGCTGCGACACGCCCACGCCGGCGAGCGCGGGCCTGATGTCTTTCGATGAGATCAGCGTCTTCACCGGCAAGACAGACCTGTTCGACTGGAAGCTGGTCGGCAAGAAGGAGGTGCTCGTCCCATACAACAACAACCGCCTGCTGCAGGCGAAGGACGCCGACCTGATCAAGGGCCAGCACCTGAATCCCGACCACCTGCGCTGGGAACTGCACCGCGTTTGGGTGGTGGAGGCCAGCCTCAAGCCCGGCCAGCGTCACCAGGCTCCCAAGGGCGTCTACTACCTGGACGAGGATACGTGGCAGGCGGTCCTGGGCGACCGCTGGGACGCCAACGGCCAGTTGTGGAAGACCACCTGGAACCTGAACTACGTGATGCCGGATTTCCCCGGTACCGTTCAGCAGACCTTCGGCTTCTACGACCTGCTGACCGGCCAGGCCTACGTCTCCAACGTCCTGAACGACAAGTCCTACCACCATCGGCCCACGAAGAACTGGTCGGACACGATCTTCACGGGCGACGGCCTGGCGGCCCAGGGCGTGCGCTGA
- a CDS encoding DUF1302 domain-containing protein, whose protein sequence is MFHAPFQFCPKCRSSALAVAALLACGSGHALEFDTANPDLKVRWDNTFKYSAAARVRDRSPALSQTAFGPTGVIGPNNVNQDDGNNNFSKGLVSNRVDLFSELDVTWRNNWGARVSGAAWYDTVYNRPNDNTTFTANHVPGNEFPSETRKLMGRDVEVLDAFVFGNFDVASRPATARLGRHTLLWGESLFFGSNGIAGGQAPVDLVKLLSVPNSTFKEIARPTGKLSGQVQVSDAVSVGAYYGYEWEPTRLIPVGAYLSTSDVMGPGAERLNAGPIGVFARQPDLEPKNGGQGGMQLRYRADAIDTDFGFYAIRFHPYGPANIYNTLTGFPPALAASSYRWVYHEGARSYGASFAKSIGEWGFAGEVSIRDNMPLSSSGATVLSSIGVGTNLDNRDNPGYAVGRTGHAQVSWLASLGPNPIWREASFLGEVAWNTRMKVTRGEAQLNPNADRSAASVRMVLSPTYRQVFPGLDLTPSVGASYTAGKSSAVGPGFGVDKGGDFTIGLTGVYLNRWVASINYVQFYGPEGSALDNNNNVQFMQALKDRNFVSVSLRTTF, encoded by the coding sequence ATGTTCCACGCCCCCTTCCAGTTCTGTCCCAAATGTCGCTCGAGCGCGCTTGCTGTCGCGGCGTTGCTAGCCTGCGGCAGCGGTCACGCGCTCGAATTCGATACTGCCAATCCCGACCTGAAGGTCCGTTGGGACAACACGTTCAAGTACAGCGCCGCGGCCCGAGTCCGCGACCGTTCCCCAGCGCTTTCGCAGACGGCTTTCGGCCCGACGGGCGTCATCGGACCGAACAACGTCAACCAGGACGACGGCAACAACAACTTCAGCAAGGGCCTGGTCTCGAACCGGGTTGACCTTTTCAGCGAGCTGGACGTCACGTGGCGAAACAACTGGGGCGCCCGCGTCAGCGGCGCGGCCTGGTATGACACCGTCTACAACCGGCCCAACGACAACACCACATTCACGGCCAACCACGTCCCGGGCAACGAGTTCCCGTCGGAAACCCGCAAGCTGATGGGCCGCGACGTGGAAGTGCTGGATGCGTTCGTCTTCGGCAACTTCGACGTCGCCAGCAGACCAGCCACCGCACGGCTGGGCCGCCACACGCTGCTGTGGGGGGAAAGCCTGTTCTTCGGCTCCAACGGCATCGCGGGCGGACAGGCGCCGGTGGACCTGGTCAAGCTGCTGTCGGTGCCGAACTCCACCTTCAAGGAGATCGCGCGTCCCACCGGCAAGCTCTCCGGGCAGGTGCAGGTGAGCGACGCGGTGTCCGTCGGCGCCTACTACGGCTACGAGTGGGAACCGACACGGCTGATTCCGGTGGGAGCCTACCTGTCCACCAGTGATGTCATGGGCCCAGGTGCCGAGCGACTCAATGCCGGCCCGATCGGTGTCTTTGCGCGCCAACCGGATCTGGAGCCCAAGAACGGAGGCCAGGGCGGGATGCAGCTGCGCTACCGCGCTGATGCGATCGACACGGATTTCGGCTTCTACGCGATCCGTTTCCATCCCTATGGCCCGGCCAACATCTACAACACGCTGACGGGTTTCCCCCCGGCGTTGGCGGCGTCCAGCTATCGATGGGTGTACCACGAGGGTGCCCGTTCCTACGGCGCCAGCTTTGCCAAGTCGATTGGCGAATGGGGATTCGCAGGCGAGGTTTCCATCCGCGACAACATGCCGCTCTCGAGCAGCGGTGCCACCGTGCTGAGCAGCATTGGCGTCGGCACCAACCTCGACAACCGTGACAACCCGGGCTACGCGGTTGGCCGTACCGGCCATGCGCAAGTGTCCTGGCTGGCTAGCCTCGGCCCCAACCCGATCTGGCGCGAAGCAAGCTTCCTGGGTGAAGTCGCCTGGAACACCCGCATGAAGGTTACCCGCGGGGAAGCGCAGCTGAACCCGAACGCCGACCGTTCTGCCGCTTCCGTCCGCATGGTGCTGTCGCCCACCTACCGCCAGGTCTTCCCTGGCCTTGACCTCACGCCCAGCGTCGGCGCCAGCTACACCGCGGGCAAATCGTCGGCGGTCGGCCCCGGCTTCGGCGTCGACAAGGGCGGGGACTTCACGATCGGCCTGACCGGCGTCTACCTGAACCGGTGGGTCGCGAGCATCAACTACGTGCAGTTCTACGGGCCGGAAGGTTCCGCCCTGGACAACAACAACAACGTGCAATTCATGCAGGCACTGAAGGACCGCAACTTCGTCAGCGTCTCGCTGCGCACCACCTTCTGA
- a CDS encoding FAD-dependent monooxygenase, which produces MKRRVVCVVGGGLAGLACALAAAQAGAAVRLLEARPDPVAPEVHVDVVPSMLRDLARLGVADACVRAGFAYRRISAIGQRGLPLYSLDAPRLAGARYPAALGIAHSDLQEILAAAARDAGVHIRYGAQVLRVVDISDEALVDVEGEPALSADFVVVACGGRDPLRERVFQAAPSGAASAAWLYLFTRRSPGFDEALSAVTAAGDKAYAVPVSGSRVGVRLASRGAQAPADAAGARALLARFPGVMGDLAHHVAPETEVVRRPLALGLMVSPWARGRIVGVGECVRALPPHFGQAAAQAIEDAVVLGELLAGLREPRELAPAFLKRREPRVRQIAAIALQAARWDEMPGTETDLLALSRALDQIVHSPA; this is translated from the coding sequence GTGAAGCGTCGCGTCGTCTGCGTCGTCGGTGGCGGCCTTGCGGGCCTGGCATGCGCACTGGCCGCAGCCCAGGCCGGCGCGGCTGTGCGGCTGCTTGAGGCACGCCCCGACCCAGTCGCGCCGGAGGTGCACGTGGATGTCGTCCCCAGCATGCTGCGCGATCTGGCCCGGCTCGGAGTCGCCGACGCCTGCGTGCGTGCCGGATTTGCCTATCGGCGCATCAGCGCGATTGGTCAACGCGGCCTGCCACTGTACTCGCTGGATGCACCCCGGCTTGCCGGGGCCCGCTATCCGGCGGCCCTCGGGATCGCCCACTCCGACTTGCAAGAGATTCTGGCCGCAGCCGCGCGGGACGCCGGTGTCCACATCCGCTACGGGGCGCAGGTTTTGCGGGTTGTGGACATTAGCGACGAGGCCCTCGTGGATGTTGAGGGGGAGCCGGCGCTGTCGGCCGACTTCGTTGTCGTCGCCTGCGGTGGCCGCGACCCATTGCGCGAGCGGGTGTTTCAGGCGGCCCCCTCGGGAGCCGCGAGCGCAGCCTGGCTCTACCTTTTCACGCGCCGCTCCCCAGGCTTTGACGAAGCCCTGAGTGCCGTTACCGCCGCGGGGGACAAGGCCTACGCCGTTCCTGTTAGCGGGTCGCGCGTCGGGGTGCGGCTGGCATCGCGTGGCGCGCAGGCACCTGCGGATGCGGCGGGCGCTCGCGCATTGCTTGCCCGCTTTCCGGGAGTCATGGGCGACTTGGCGCACCACGTAGCGCCCGAGACGGAAGTCGTGCGCCGCCCTCTTGCTCTCGGCCTGATGGTCTCGCCATGGGCGCGCGGACGGATTGTCGGCGTAGGGGAATGCGTCCGCGCATTGCCGCCTCACTTCGGCCAGGCAGCAGCCCAAGCCATCGAGGACGCGGTTGTGCTTGGCGAACTGCTTGCCGGATTGCGCGAACCGCGCGAACTGGCGCCAGCCTTTCTAAAGCGGCGTGAGCCGCGCGTCCGCCAGATCGCAGCGATCGCCCTGCAGGCGGCGCGATGGGACGAGATGCCCGGCACCGAGACCGACCTGCTTGCCCTGTCCCGCGCGCTCGACCAGATCGTGCATTCACCAGCTTGA